The Scomber scombrus chromosome 22, fScoSco1.1, whole genome shotgun sequence genome has a window encoding:
- the si:ch73-352p4.8 gene encoding cystine/glutamate transporter, whose product MEQTPWRKEEDDKKEKKDEEVVHLRREIGLLPAVSFIIGTVVGSGIFIAPKGVLMNSGSVGLSLLVWTLCGVLSLFGALCYAELGTTFTKSGGHYTYLLETLGPLPAFLRIWAEFLFIRPAVASYVSLAFGRYVVEPFFAPCAAPTVLIKLVSILGVTFVVAINCWSVSMASRTQVTLTFVKMFALVLIIIPGVIALAKGKTDNFQNGFEVDSLTLDKLPLAFYNGLYAYGGWFYLNFVTEEVINPNRNLPLAIICSMVTVTVFYVLVNVAYYTMMTPAELLLSDAVAVTFANRALQGLAAVIPILVALSCLGALNGGFFGSPRMLFVGAREGHWPPIFSMIHIRRHTPLPAVLLLYPLVVLMLITGEIYQLINFASFARWFFIALATLGMLIHRYRFPLQPRPFKVPLAIAVIFTVVCFFIVGLSLYSDPWNTGWSCLLTLTGVPVYYLTIHRFRLPHRWRHIFNYCSKQLQILFEVAQQEVKTY is encoded by the exons ATGGAACAGACACCGTGG aggaaagaagaggatgacaagaaggagaagaaagacgaGGAGGTGGTGCACCTCCGGAGAGAGATTGGTCTGCTGCCTGCTGTGTCCTTCATCATCGGTACAGTGGTGGGCAGTGGGATCTTCATCGCACCCAAAGGAGTCCTGATGAATAGTGGCAGCGTGGGGCTCTCTCTGCTGGTGTGGACGCTGTGTGGGGTCCTCTCTTTGTTCG GGGCCCTGTGCTACGCCGAACTAGGTACCACTTTTACTAAATCTGGTGGCCATTACACATATCTGTTGGAGACCCTGGGGCCGCTGCCTGCCTTCTTAAGAATCTGGGCGGAGTTCTTGTTCATCAG GCCAGCTGTGGCTTCCTATGTGTCCCTGGCTTTTGGTCGCTACGTGGTGGAGCCATTCTTTGCACCATGTGCTGCTCCCACAGTGCTGATCAAACTGGTCAGCATCCTCGGAGTGA CATTTGTCGTAGCGATCAACTGCTGGAGCGTGTCCATGGCCTCTCGAACACAGGTCACCTTGACTTTCGTTAAGATGTTTGCCCtggtcctcatcatcatccCTGGTGTCATCGCACTGGCAAAAG GAAAGACGGACAATTTCCAGAATGGTTTTGAGGTTGACTCGTTAACATTGGACAAGTTGCCATTGGCCTTCTATAATGGCCTATATGCCTACGGTGGATG GTTTTATCTGAACTTTGTCACAGAAGAGGTCATTAACCCAAATAG AAACCTCCCGCTGGCGATAATCTGCTCCATGGTGACAGTGACAGTCTTCTATGTGCTTGTTAATGTCGCCTACTACACCATGATGACTCCCGcggagctgctgctgtctgatgCAGTAGCTGTG ACGTTTGCCAACCGTGCGCTCCAGGGTTTGGCCGCTGTTATTCCCATTCTTGTTGCCCTATCCTGCCTCGGAGCACTTAATGGTGGCTTCTTTGGATCGCCCAG GATGCTGTTTGTGGGTGCCAGGGAGGGCCACTGGCCACCCATCTTTTCCATGATTCACATCCGCAGACACACACCTTTACCTGCTGTGCTGCTACTG TACCCCTTGGTGGTGTTGATGTTAATCACCGGAGAAATCTACCAGCTCATCAACTTTGCCTCCTTCGCTCGCTGGTTCTTCATCGCCTTGGCAACCTTAGGGATGCTCATCCATCGATATCGCTTCCCCCTCCAGCCGAGGCCTTTCAAG GTGCCACTGGCCATTGCAGTCATCTTCACAGTGGTCTGCTTCTTCATCGTGGGTCTGTCTCTGTACTCGGACCCCTGGAACACAGGGTGGAGCTGTCTCCTCACACTGACTGGCGTCCCAGTTTACTACCTGACCATCCACCGCTTTCGCTTGCCCCATAGATGGAGACACATCTTCA ACTACTGCAGCAAGCAGCTACAGATTCTCTTTGAGGTGGCTCAACAGGAGGTCAAGACATACTGA
- the rhno1 gene encoding RAD9, HUS1, RAD1-interacting nuclear orphan protein 1, with the protein MPRKSIKTEKPPLLFLERPVGGARLKNGLEVRAAHNPKAFFSETQAHTSSDLNSWVNPQFDSSVAAALPVRRGRRKCHSATSILDGCSQLSRKNSVCKFPSLTFETRSRRDQPHQPKHTRRRKATESAVVPDAGNQPLGSCQITSGVSSAQCLDTPKRQSASIRKRSAGTYCDGAASLSRCLDKPPPIQVTEKCRIRAEGASTPASKEFSSADVSTEVFLPPDVDTPKAIQEESSCPSSPSPALHLLLARPCTPPHNQPPDILVADTPERDYGVKVTWRRRKGLMLLSIERGHLSNSDALIPS; encoded by the exons ATGCCCCGTAAAAGCATAAAGACAGAGAAGCCTCCACTGCTGTTCCTGGAGCGGCCTGTGGGTGGAGCCAGACTCAAAAATGGCCTTGAAGTCAGAGCTGCACACAATCCTAAAGCTTTTTTCTCAGAGACACAAGCACATACGAGCTCAGATTTGAATTCTTGG GTAAACCCACAATTTGACAGTTCAGTTGCAGCTGCACTCCCTGTGAGacgagggaggagaaaatgccaCTCTGCCACAAGCATTCTTGACGGTTGCAGTCAACTGTCCAGGAAAAACAGTGTGTGCAAATTCCCCTCATTAACGTTTGAGACAAGGTCAAGAAGAGACCAGCCTCATCAACCAAAGCATACACGCAGAAGGAAAGCTACAGAGTCTGCTGTCGTGCCCGATGCAGGCAATCAGCCACTGGGATCCTGCCAGATCACAAGTGGAGTTTCTAGTGCACAGTGCCTCGACACGCCAAAGAGACAGTCTGCCTCAATCAGAAAAAGGAGTGCAGGGACATATTGTGATGGTGCTGCCTCTTTAAGCAGATGTTTGGATAAGCCTCCACCCATCCAAGTGACAGAGAAATGCAGAATTCGAGCAGAAGGTGCATCAACACCTGCTTCCAAAGAGTTTAGCTCTGCTGATGTCAGCACTGAAGTCTTTCTGCCACCTGATGTGGACACTCCAAAAGCAATACAAGAAGAGAGTAGCtgtccctcctccccctcccccgcTCTACATTTGCTACTGGCTCGGCCGTGTACACCACCACATAATCAGCCGCCTGACATTTTGGTGGCTGACACACCAGAGAGGGACTATGGGGTGAAGGTGAcatggaggagaaggaaaggttTGATGTTGTTGTCAATAGAGAGAGGTCATCTCTCCAATTCGGATGCACTAATTCCAAGCTGA
- the foxm1 gene encoding forkhead box protein M1 — translation MTMRQSPRRPLILKRRKLPFQQYDSPAAAAPESQSQPDASSGPKEPPKSSASQCFPDGIRIMDHPSMSDTQVVVIPKTADLQSVIGALTAKGKECGAQGPNKFILLSGSGNSDNGSFCQPAAEEDDTSTRSTVGQPMNPDSGINSPDAKPLTGIKTLNKDPECGPLDDSLTNIQWLGKMNTCTFEPDAARQMANKENQNQNSQTVQAHKPQTEADAGLKQPVSERPPYSYMAMIQFAINSRKNRRMTLKEIYMWIEDHFPYFREVAKPGWKNSIRHNLSLHDMFIRETSPDGKISFWTIRPEANRCLTLDQVYKPGCDPMTAPVPVPMLLFAHQQQKRMLPDARKTPNGSERRMKPLLPRTDSYLVPIQLPVTSSVFLPSSTSSPFPVSCSQQKRNTPRGTKRVRIAPKVTQSDAPTVVMYPQNNKEPKVEVKEEPIYTPIKCETPKSLPKSQTSSSRRKQRLVHSVHEEPVLLCPDNTFFDSGVVSDVSTFHDRRDTELDEHQDEQHSPDREFSFKTPIKSSSHLASSTPSKPPSNVLPEPWKVTPVGKGSQDILDFSPIRTPGGPAVTPRHDYTTFSFSSTPFKDLPLFNSPRELLTSAPSRATGPTDSPIECLRSSCSRELLGAGGTTPINRSITEGLVLDTMNDSLSKILVDISFSGLDDDDLGMANISWSEFIPQLK, via the exons ATGACAATGAGACAGAGCCCAAGGAGACCCCTGATCCTCAAAAGAAGAAAGTTGCCATTTCAGCAATATGATtcgccagcagcagcagcaccggAATCGCAAAGCCAGCCTGATGCATCATCGGGCCCCAAAGAGCCTCCAAAATCTTCTGCCAGTCAGTGCTTCCCCGATGGCATCCGCATCATGGATCACCCGTCCATGTCTGACACACAGGTGGTGGTCATTCCCAAAACAGCCGACCTTCAGAGCGTTATCGGGGCTCTAACTGCTAAGGGTAAAGAGTGTGGTGCCCAGGGACCCAACAAGTTCATCCTTCTGAGTGGGAGTGGCAACAGTGACAATGGGTCTTTTTGTCAGCCTGCTGCCGAAGAGGATGACACCTCCACAAGAAGTACAGTCGGGCAGCCAATGAATCCAGACAGTGGGATCAACTCCCCGGATGCTAAACCTCTCACTGGGATTAAAACAT TGAATAAGGACCCGGAGTGCGGCCCTTTGGATGACAGCCTCACCAATATTCAGTGGCTGGGCAAAATGAACACATGTACCTTCGAACCAGATGCAGCTAGGCAGATGGCCAACAAGGAGAACCAAAACCAAAATTCACAAACTGTACAG GCACACAAAcctcaaactgaagcagacgcTGGTCTTAAGCAGCCCGTGTCAGAGAGGCCACCGTACTCCTACATGGCCATGATCCAGTTTGCCATAAACAGCAGGAAGAACAGGAGGATGACACTGAAAGAGATTTACATGTGGATTGAGGATCATTTCCCTTACTTCAGAGAGGTGGCCAAACCAGGGTGGAAG AACTCCATCCGGCATAACCTCTCTCTACACGACATGTTCATTCGTGAGACTTCACCAGATGGTAAAATTTCTTTCTGGACCATCCGGCCCGAAGCCAATCGGTGTCTCACTCTTGATCAGGTGTACAAG CCCGGTTGTGATCCAATGACTGCTCCTGTTCCCGTGCCAATGCTTTTATTTGCCCACCAA CAACAAAAAAGGATGCTTCCTGATGCAAGGAAAACACCAAATGGCTCTG AGAGAAGGATGAAACCTCTCCTCCCTCGAACCGATTCCTACTTGGTCCCTATCCAGCTCCCCGTCACCTCCTCTGTCTTCCTGCCGTCCTCTACATCATCCCCGTTCCCCGTTTCTTGCTCACAGCAGAAACGCAACACGCCACGAGGAACCAAGAGAGTCCGGATAGCTcccaag GTGACTCAGAGCGATGCCCCTACTGTGGTGATGTATCCCCAGAACAACAAAGAACCCAAGGTCGAGGTGAAGGAGGAGCCAATTTATACTCCGATTAAATGCGAGACTCCTAAGTCCCTTCCAAAAAGTCAAACCAGCAGCTCTCGGCGTAAACAGCGCCTGGTTCACTCTGTGCACGAGGAGCCCGTCCTCCTCTGCCCCGATAATACTTTCTTTGACTCTGGCGTAGTCTCAGACGTCTCGACTTTCCACGACAGGCGAGATACCGAGCTGGACGAGCACCAGGACGAGCAGCACAGCCCCGACCGGGAGTTTTCCTTCAAGACCCCCATAAAAAGTAGCAGCCACCTGGCCTCCTCCACTCCCAGCAAGCCCCCCTCTAACGTGTTACCCGAGCCCTGGAAAGTGACCCCAGTGGGCAAAGGGAGCCAAGACATTCTGGACTTCAGCCCCATTCGCACCCCGGGGGGTCCAGCAGTAACCCCCCGGCACGACTACACCACCTTCAGCTTCAGCAGCACCCCCTTTAAAGACTTGCCTCTCTTTAACTCCCCCAGAGAGCTGCTCACATCCGCCCCTTCCAGAGCGACGGGACCGACAGACTCTCCCATCGAATGCCTCCGCAGCAGCTGCTCCAGAGAGCTGCTCGGGGCGGGAGGCACCACGCCCATTAACCGCTCCATCACAGAGGGCCTCGTCCTGGACACCATGAACGACAGCCTGAGCAAGATACTCGTGGACATTAGCTTCTCTGGTCTGGATGATGATGACTTGGGTATGGCTAATATCAGCTGGTCGGAGTTCATCCCTCAACTAAAGTAG